The sequence below is a genomic window from Vespula pensylvanica isolate Volc-1 chromosome 1, ASM1446617v1, whole genome shotgun sequence.
tatcattactacaGATACTATTAATCAAATAAGATTACTCTAATCCATTCATCGATAAGCTTATAAATCTTGATtagcttttaattttattacatcatttctttattaatcttCATCAatgaaagtttataaaaaaattgaaagtttacatatattaaaacaaatattctttttttcaatgtttctAACGATTCTCTATTcaaatgaaaggaaataatcTTGAGATAAAACTGCGCAGATGCGTCATGGAAACAAGAAATTTACTATGTTTTCTTagatattatgttttattcgATCTTAATGTTTTGTTggtaatattacaaaatatttatttcttttcattcctttttttaatgtttcatatttaaaataagttACTATGTTTCGAAAGAATGATAATCTCGTCTTCATTATTCGATAACATTTGTGCCATTATATCTTCCGAGCTCACGAAAATAACATACGAGTTAAACATGTTCAACTTATCCTCTCCCAAAACtctgtattttatattgatcTCGATCATTTTCACAGTACAATCCGAAGAATATGGCTTTTGCCAAAAATCTGATCAAGATATGAAAACTGACGAAAATTGTGGagattttgaatatttatcaaaCAAACGGTTGGAggttattaatgataatattactatatatatatatatatatattatttttatttgtaacaatctcttattttttttttttattcttatttagtTACATATTATACGATGTTAATCCTCCGGAAGGTTTTAATCTAAGAAGAGATGTATATGTTCGTGTTGCcgtttttgtaaaaaatttaaataaaaaggataaaaaatacaagtgGCACTTGGTCCTGCCACCATGGggtaatgtttttctttttatttatattttgtattaattaattaatcatcgttTTTTATAATGGACTGTACAGGTGATTTATACCATTGGCAAAGCAAAGATGTGGGTCCGCAAGTATCGTTACCATGGGGTACATTTTTTGATATAGCAAGTTTACAAAAATATGCTCCTGTTATTGAAATGTACAAGTTCTTTGaaggtaataattattagttgCTGCAATATTTGCATTCATAACATGTTTTGTTAATTTCAGAgtattcttcgaaaaataaaagaacgcaATTAGatgttatgtatattttacaaaatgacgaagaaatgtttaaaactGGTATATTTGAAGATAAGAATGAAGAAACAGATTGTTCTTCCAAACTAATACGTTatagaaaatcaaaagaagaatataatggTTACTTTTGGAATTATTCTAATATCACAAGCAAACAaatgaaatgtattttatttcatggAACAATGTCGAACCTTGAGGCAaatctttatccttctttttatagGTTTGTGTATTTGAAAGAATTTGATAATTgttaatatgtttataaaaatatcaaacaaaaaatatatatattttttagatcaGTCATGTTTGATCATATGGAAATACCTTTGCATGATTCATATGGTTCTAAGGACTATTGGAAGGCAAGACGTAGTATGCGTTATAATTCTGAACTTTATGACATCGCATCTGAATTTAGAGCAAAATATCTAAATTCAATAGATAAAGATGACAATACCGAACGTCCGTCCGattggataaaagaaaaagttcgttattttaaaaatatattttgtatatttaattgattaatttatacatactATTCAATTTTACAGAACAGTACTCTGCTGTTCCCTaagtatatgtaaattttagaaaaaaagaaatgcaattGGTGGTCCATACTTATCAGTTCATTTGAGAAGACGTGATTTTCTTATTGGGCGAGCAGAATCGACGCCGACGATAAAGGGAGCTGCATCTcagttggaaaaaaaaatgaaagaatatggattaaaacttttatttgttGCTACTGATGCAGATAAGCAAGGTCAaaccaaaaataattttcaatgagTATTTTCTGTGAGCTTTATGGGAACaaatgtgtaaatatatacttaaatactttttatagaACTCGCCGAACTTAAGTCATACTTGCCACAATATACGGTTTTAAATTATGTGCCATCAGATTATGTTAAAAACAAGTTTAAAGATGGTGGCATTGCAATCATCGATCAAATAATTTGCTCGTATGCTAGGCAAGTATAATATTGTAGAGAGTTTCAAAGTTTATTATTGTAGAGAATTTTAATgcttatgaattaaaaattattttcaatagataCTTTATTGGGACACACGAGTCTACTTTCACGTTTAGGATacaagaagacagagagattaTTGGATTTCCTCCGGAAAGAACATTTAATCGATTatgtaaagtaaaagaaaaatgctcATCTAGTGGACACTGGGAGATAGTGTGGTAATGcgaattttcaaaaagttACTTATTGTAACTTTTTATAAACCCATAAatgttaatacatttttaaaaatattttatcaatattaattatataaatgcacaatgtttctatattttttagcATTTatcttatcatatatatatactatctgTTCTAAGTAGTCGATTTGGTAGATCTTTACAGGTATTGAATTTCATTGAGATGTTGTAGGTTTACCGATTAATTCTTGTTCTCTACGAAGCTCTTGTTCTCTTTGTTGTTCTCTACCAAGAGCTTCCTTCTGTTTAATTTGTTGTAAGCGTAACGCCCGTTTCTATGcataagtatttttttaaataaaattacttttatgaggaaaaataataaaaacatactTTTAATTTGAAGGTCCTATCATGTACCATGaccatttcctttttaatagTTGTTAATTTTCcttgatataatttaatggTAGCAAACTGAAATTgcatttagatatataaagtaggatattttttctaaaataaaaacaagataaatGTTTACCATTTCATTTAAATCCGTATCTTCAAGGACATCTTGAAGtttcttattatcattttgtatTTGATCAAGTAAAACTTCTTGCTTACTTCTAAAAGTTGAAGAATATGATTCTATAATAGTATAGCAATGATGAAGATTAGAATGTGTTCTTACGTCAATTCATTAAGATTTTCCTTGACTTTCTCTAATGATGGTTGATAGATAGTTAATATTCCAGTTGCCAATTTTTCTGTAGCTTTAGAAAAGTCTACTATATCCTTAATACTGAAAAACAAAGGATATAAGATCGTAGTTCGATCatttttgtatgtatttttgacgtaacgtatataatataatttcatggACAAAAAATATGCATTTTAGCTATAAACAAGAAAGTGAGGTTAATATCGTCGTACCTGTCATTTTGTGATTGAACCTTGGTCACTTCGGCTTCGTCTATATCTACcatcatttttatgatttaatattatttattttatttcaaagtaCGTATATCACATAtcagaaagaatagaaatatttgatcACTCATTTGTATTTTGACGTTCAACCACAAATCAGCTGATTCCCACCACGTGTTCGTACGCAATAAGTTCTATACAGTTCAATCTTATCTGCTTTCATGGACGAACTTATCTTATAACTTCCTGCATAAGTGTAATTGCGTgcaatatatcaatataaaaattcgcgATATACTTATCtttataaagatttaaaaaaattgtttagatTATTAAATCACTATtgtgtttttctcttctaaaaattttatatgaacgattattattagatcctgtatgattaatttattaaaaaatatttattaggtGAATTATTGACACAATGAGAggtttaaatattatcgataatttaacgattataataaatattatgaaatatgcaatatatatgtatatatatatataaatgaaaatttattttctacataGTATTATTACACTATGATGTATTTTCAACATCTTCACTTTGGAGTACATACATCTGTAAATTTAAACATTCTGTCTTAACTGTATTCAGAggcaacaattttttattactcagTTTGTTAATTTCATCCTCAACGATCCATGGAAAATCCTCACATAATGGATTTTCACTGAGAGACACGTGTGCAGTTTCATACGTTTgaatttctatagaaaatgATGCATCTTCAGGAAGAGGATTTAAATATGTCTCGCATATAGATAATTTCAAACAGATTGTTCTAAGGGCTTCTTCAGTTTTAAGATAGTATGGATCAATTCTGTAATCAAGTTTTaacattgtaaatatatagaaagttCGTCAAATTTTATCTTATGTCATTGTTAGTTTAATTGGTAAAggagattaattaaaagtcaTACTCAATTCCTTGAGCTTGTAACTTTACAAAATCAAAGACAAACTTTTCTATAGGAATtctattttgattaaaaacaaCAAGATTGACAGCTTTGATACtgttttcatcttctttaaGTAATTCTTTAATGGCagttaaaacatttttcaa
It includes:
- the LOC122634089 gene encoding mitotic spindle assembly checkpoint protein MAD2B, coding for MSQSKIVASDILLEFLEVAFNHILYYRKLYPKEIFVKKKIYGAVVHISEQPELNEYLKNVLTAIKELLKEDENSIKAVNLVVFNQNRIPIEKFVFDFVKLQAQGIEIDPYYLKTEEALRTICLKLSICETYLNPLPEDASFSIEIQTYETAHVSLSENPLCEDFPWIVEDEINKLSNKKLLPLNTVKTECLNLQMYVLQSEDVENTS
- the LOC122634017 gene encoding GDP-fucose protein O-fucosyltransferase 2; translation: MIISSSLFDNICAIISSELTKITYELNMFNLSSPKTLYFILISIIFTVQSEEYGFCQKSDQDMKTDENCGDFEYLSNKRYILYDVNPPEGFNLRRDVYVRVAVFVKNLNKKDKKYKWHLVLPPWGDLYHWQSKDVGPQVSLPWGTFFDIASLQKYAPVIEMYKFFEEYSSKNKRTQLDVMYILQNDEEMFKTGIFEDKNEETDCSSKLIRYRKSKEEYNGYFWNYSNITSKQMKCILFHGTMSNLEANLYPSFYRSVMFDHMEIPLHDSYGSKDYWKARRSMRYNSELYDIASEFRAKYLNSIDKDDNTERPSDWIKEKKKRNAIGGPYLSVHLRRRDFLIGRAESTPTIKGAASQLEKKMKEYGLKLLFVATDADKQELAELKSYLPQYTVLNYVPSDYVKNKFKDGGIAIIDQIICSYARYFIGTHESTFTFRIQEDREIIGFPPERTFNRLCKVKEKCSSSGHWEIVW
- the LOC122634154 gene encoding biogenesis of lysosome-related organelles complex 1 subunit 6-like, translated to MMVDIDEAEVTKVQSQNDSIKDIVDFSKATEKLATGILTIYQPSLEKVKENLNELTSKQEVLLDQIQNDNKKLQDVLEDTDLNEMFATIKLYQGKLTTIKKEMVMVHDRTFKLKKRALRLQQIKQKEALGREQQREQELRREQELIGKPTTSQ